From the Butyrivibrio fibrisolvens genome, one window contains:
- a CDS encoding ImmA/IrrE family metallo-endopeptidase — translation MTGSNTNGATKKIGNNIMLMVNDRRLYADTFWFTLFHEIGHIMNGDFGISFDKEKGEIEERADIYAQNMLINPTDYKEFLRENRFDTSSIKRFAEKIGRDPGIVLGRLQNDKKVGYTDRTLNMLRRRYKVVVGQV, via the coding sequence ATGACAGGATCAAATACCAATGGTGCCACAAAGAAGATTGGTAATAATATTATGCTTATGGTTAATGACAGAAGACTATATGCCGATACCTTTTGGTTCACATTGTTTCATGAAATAGGGCATATCATGAATGGGGATTTTGGAATATCCTTTGATAAGGAGAAAGGAGAAATAGAGGAAAGAGCTGATATATATGCTCAGAACATGCTTATTAATCCAACTGATTATAAAGAATTTTTGAGAGAGAACAGATTCGATACTTCCTCTATAAAAAGATTTGCAGAGAAAATAGGTAGAGATCCAGGTATTGTTTTAGGAAGGCTTCAGAATGACAAAAAAGTTGGGTACACAGATAGAACATTAAATATGCTTAGACGTAGGTATAAGGTTGTCGTGGGACAGGTATAA
- a CDS encoding AAA family ATPase, whose amino-acid sequence MGLFLNPGNENFKSILNGIYVDKTGIIESINKTINTTDKLTCISRPRRFGKSYTAKMLCAYYGKTCDSSSLFDDKVISKFDSYRKHLNKYQVIYLDITGFISSSNNIDGIVKKIRASIIDEIKEEYPDMQGNSLGELLVNVAEHSSDKFFFVIDEWDALFREYKEKTKLQEEYIDFLREVFKNGNVTDRAIAGAFMTGILPIKKYGHQSAISDFREYTMIQPSIFAEYVGFTKDDIDNLASSYTVNKAKLKKWYDGYSFAQVGDVYNPNSVCQAVRTGVYDSYWSKTETYEALLEYINLDKDGLQADIIQMIGGNEMPVDTATFQNDMTSVQSRDDVLSLLIHLGYLAYDANTGKARIPNEEIRREFISTVRIGSHDATTRIIRNSDQLIADTIDGNEEAVAKAVEEAHSAGTFGISPLFYNDEQALRSVVKFAYISCANNYIKVEELPSGRGYADVVYIPNPGERLPVLLIELKMNSSADGAIKQIAERNYPKIFENISGEVILCGINYDSKTKKHECKIEKMIFPLDSK is encoded by the coding sequence ATGGGATTATTTCTTAATCCGGGAAACGAGAATTTCAAATCCATATTAAATGGAATATATGTTGATAAAACCGGCATTATCGAGTCTATTAACAAGACAATAAATACCACTGACAAACTCACGTGTATCAGCAGACCACGCCGTTTTGGTAAATCATATACGGCTAAGATGTTGTGCGCATATTATGGAAAAACATGCGATTCATCATCTCTTTTTGATGATAAAGTGATCTCAAAGTTTGATTCATATAGAAAGCATTTAAATAAATATCAGGTGATCTATCTTGATATTACAGGCTTTATTTCTAGCTCTAACAACATAGATGGTATCGTTAAAAAAATCAGAGCATCAATAATAGATGAAATAAAAGAAGAGTATCCTGATATGCAGGGTAATTCTCTTGGCGAATTGCTTGTTAATGTGGCAGAACATTCTTCTGATAAATTCTTTTTTGTAATAGATGAGTGGGATGCACTTTTTAGAGAATATAAGGAGAAGACTAAGCTTCAGGAAGAATATATAGATTTCCTCAGAGAAGTATTTAAGAATGGCAATGTGACTGATAGAGCTATTGCAGGAGCTTTTATGACCGGAATCCTTCCGATCAAGAAATATGGGCATCAATCTGCGATTTCTGATTTCAGAGAATATACAATGATACAGCCCTCAATATTTGCTGAATATGTGGGTTTTACCAAAGATGACATTGATAATCTTGCATCTAGCTATACAGTTAATAAAGCAAAGCTTAAGAAATGGTACGACGGATATTCTTTTGCCCAAGTTGGAGATGTTTATAATCCAAACTCTGTGTGTCAGGCAGTAAGAACCGGTGTATATGATTCATATTGGTCCAAGACAGAGACATATGAGGCTTTGCTTGAGTATATCAATTTGGATAAGGATGGATTACAGGCAGATATTATTCAGATGATTGGTGGGAATGAGATGCCTGTAGATACCGCTACATTCCAAAATGATATGACATCTGTTCAGAGTAGAGATGATGTGCTGTCACTCCTTATTCATTTGGGATATCTAGCTTATGATGCTAATACAGGAAAAGCAAGAATTCCAAATGAAGAAATCAGAAGGGAGTTCATCAGTACAGTTCGTATTGGAAGTCATGATGCTACGACCAGAATCATCAGGAATTCTGATCAGCTTATAGCAGACACTATAGATGGAAATGAAGAGGCGGTTGCAAAGGCGGTGGAAGAAGCTCATAGCGCAGGAACATTTGGAATATCTCCGTTGTTCTATAACGATGAGCAGGCGCTACGTTCTGTCGTTAAGTTTGCATACATCAGCTGTGCTAATAACTATATTAAAGTTGAAGAGCTTCCTTCAGGGCGCGGATATGCAGATGTAGTGTATATTCCTAATCCTGGCGAGAGATTGCCGGTACTTCTTATTGAATTGAAGATGAATAGTAGTGCTGACGGCGCGATTAAACAGATTGCAGAAAGAAATTATCCTAAGATTTTTGAAAACATTAGTGGTGAAGTTATCCTATGTGGCATTAATTACGATTCGAAGACAAAAAAGCATGAATGTAAAATTGAAAAGATGATCTTTCCGTTGGATTCGAAGTGA
- a CDS encoding flavin reductase, with product MNTKAMYKLSYGLFVCTAVRGDKMNGCITNTAVQVASEPNRISIAINKANFTHDMIKESGACNISVISKEASFNLFKHFGFQSGRDVDKFAPDAIDALSKALNEGAQSKVYEIADNGIPYITSGTNAYFSLKVEQEVDLGSHTLFICEPTFMTVLSDVPSCTYEYYQSDIKPKPQAVGTTPKGETIWRCRICGYEYVGEELPDDFICPICKHGKADFEKIVK from the coding sequence ATGAACACCAAAGCAATGTACAAGTTATCCTACGGTCTATTCGTTTGCACCGCAGTCAGAGGCGACAAGATGAACGGATGTATCACCAACACTGCAGTTCAGGTTGCGTCAGAACCTAATAGAATATCTATTGCTATCAATAAGGCTAACTTTACTCACGACATGATCAAAGAGTCAGGAGCCTGCAACATATCTGTCATCAGCAAAGAGGCAAGCTTCAACCTTTTCAAACACTTCGGTTTCCAATCCGGAAGAGACGTTGATAAGTTCGCACCGGATGCTATCGATGCCTTATCAAAAGCATTGAACGAAGGCGCCCAATCTAAGGTATATGAGATTGCTGATAACGGCATCCCATATATCACTTCCGGTACCAATGCATACTTCTCCCTTAAGGTAGAGCAGGAAGTTGACCTTGGTTCACATACACTTTTCATCTGTGAGCCGACATTTATGACAGTTCTGTCTGATGTACCTTCATGTACATATGAATATTATCAGAGCGACATTAAGCCAAAGCCCCAGGCAGTAGGCACCACACCAAAGGGCGAGACTATCTGGAGATGCAGGATCTGCGGTTATGAATATGTCGGTGAGGAACTTCCGGATGATTTCATCTGTCCTATTTGTAAGCACGGCAAGGCAGATTTTGAGAAGATAGTAAAGTAA
- a CDS encoding AAA family ATPase produces the protein MGIYLNPGNEDFKRIIRSNYIDKTGLIDIINSKIGTTNNLVCVSRPRRFGKSYAAQMLCAYYDCTCDSRELFSNYQISQLDDKPEYLNAFNVIYLDITSFISNLNSKSSSINSIVNDIQDAVIKDIAAVTDVDYEDSFTGILLKYVGQSGKKLIFIIDEWDAIIREAKDNSEIQTAYLNLLRSLFKNGNFTSRAVAAAYMTGILPIKKDGTESAVSDFDEFTIINPGRFAEYTGFNEDDIEKVCQKSKTNISEDELREWYDGYSFDGVNPIYNPYSVMQAIEMGRLESYWRKTTAAETLFTYINMDFKGLQEDIARLIAGEYIHVDINSFNNDVENFNSKDDVLTLLIHLGYLAYDYNTQMVRIPNKEVRTEFESLLKNESRSKLADLVKKSENLFKETLEENGNAVAKVIDNIRCSEYAPTFYNNEQALRYVIKFAYICCIDSYQKVEELPSGKGVADVVYLPKNDSNLPAMIVELKWNKTESAALQQIKEKNYPAILKDYYGDILLVGVNYDEITKEHSCVIERLSRK, from the coding sequence ATGGGTATATATTTAAATCCTGGAAATGAAGACTTTAAAAGAATAATAAGATCAAATTACATAGACAAAACAGGATTGATAGATATCATCAATTCCAAAATTGGCACAACCAATAATCTTGTGTGTGTCAGTCGACCCAGAAGATTTGGAAAGTCATATGCTGCTCAGATGCTGTGTGCATATTACGACTGCACTTGTGACTCTAGAGAATTGTTCTCGAATTACCAGATCTCACAACTAGATGATAAGCCTGAGTATCTCAATGCATTTAATGTAATCTATCTCGATATCACAAGCTTTATATCCAATCTCAATAGTAAAAGTAGTAGTATCAATTCTATAGTCAATGATATACAGGATGCTGTGATAAAGGATATTGCTGCAGTTACAGATGTAGATTATGAGGATTCATTTACAGGTATACTTCTGAAATATGTAGGACAATCCGGCAAGAAACTTATATTCATTATCGATGAGTGGGACGCTATTATTAGAGAAGCCAAAGATAATAGTGAGATCCAGACCGCATATTTAAACCTGCTTAGGAGTTTGTTCAAAAATGGAAACTTCACCTCGAGAGCGGTAGCTGCAGCATATATGACAGGAATACTCCCTATCAAAAAGGATGGAACAGAATCTGCAGTTTCAGATTTCGATGAGTTTACTATTATCAATCCGGGACGTTTCGCTGAGTATACAGGTTTTAACGAAGATGATATAGAGAAAGTGTGTCAGAAATCAAAAACAAATATATCGGAAGACGAACTGAGAGAATGGTATGATGGTTATTCTTTTGATGGAGTAAATCCAATATACAATCCCTATTCGGTGATGCAGGCAATTGAAATGGGGAGACTGGAATCGTATTGGCGTAAGACTACAGCTGCAGAGACATTGTTTACTTACATCAATATGGATTTTAAAGGCTTGCAGGAAGATATAGCCAGACTGATTGCCGGGGAATATATTCACGTTGATATTAACAGTTTCAATAATGATGTTGAGAATTTTAACAGCAAAGATGATGTCCTGACACTGCTTATCCATTTGGGATATCTTGCGTATGATTACAACACACAGATGGTCAGAATTCCAAATAAAGAGGTTAGAACAGAGTTTGAGTCTCTGTTAAAAAATGAGAGCAGATCTAAACTTGCTGATTTGGTAAAAAAATCTGAAAATCTTTTCAAGGAAACACTTGAAGAAAATGGTAATGCTGTAGCAAAAGTTATTGATAATATAAGATGCTCAGAATATGCTCCCACTTTTTATAATAATGAGCAAGCACTTAGGTATGTAATTAAGTTTGCATATATTTGTTGCATTGATTCCTATCAGAAGGTCGAAGAATTACCATCTGGTAAAGGAGTGGCCGACGTAGTATATCTTCCTAAGAACGATTCGAATCTGCCGGCGATGATCGTTGAGCTTAAATGGAACAAGACTGAGTCGGCAGCGTTACAGCAGATAAAAGAAAAGAATTACCCAGCTATATTGAAGGATTATTATGGGGATATCTTGCTGGTTGGAGTGAATTATGATGAGATTACCAAAGAGCATAGCTGTGTGATAGAGAGATTATCTCGGAAGTAA
- a CDS encoding YfhO family protein yields MKTQYNTLNQIEDSELNRIYEQDMLSVQDRFPKHTQIAYHNTIIAGTLAFCIPAVLFLMLCAVRRITPFGDRTFLYEDMKQQYMDFYAYYKAVLHGKDGFLYSAHSGLGSNMLGTWTYYLTSPFLIIFALAPERLFPASVTFMTMLKIAAIGLTTWVFLRSIHLEDINGSAISCHSDQNAVLSTQDIIVLICSTAFAFSGWVVANMTNSMWLDAVIVMPLFAAAYVKVLRYYGEKDNAYNQRPIIYLLLSVMAILYANYYIAAMILLFAGIFTGILFVSKEIHIKEALRLLEGVVLGIVCDLWFLIPAFMSLAGSNKDHSGKSADAFAHFLPLSSAQEISLSPIKLISKLFSGSYDSIEIMEGLPNIYFGTALLIIVIMFFFNSRIALKKRIIAGVSLFTLVLFFCDKHLNILAHGGTQPYGYLYRYSFLFSFACIILAYEELMNLREHNVSLLVSLLLTLISLLIAWKSGSRFMTSKIVVINIAIVLAATAIMWLITRRTKNIKLRKYALILLGLILIADLSFNFIKVYASSSMMARSASEYSSKAAVIEADLKYIRDNGDDSYRIVSLDPMTPNESLHFDYKGVTSYNSLLQIENRLLLYRMGFNDNGLYAPYEAGNTRCADALLGIKYIITDGSLKPGPGQRAFTDNIIENEYVLQDKMITSSDVEALLAIIDDNDNPFEVQEKLLNYLCGDNDLKNPYPQNDADYTTVFSYAGVNPLSASSDSAEYLITATASGELYFYMNRVNMEERSLQIYVNGEFISMYGNASCQKVIDLGYYEQGEEVSLQIITDGSPVPADIVVATEMIR; encoded by the coding sequence ATGAAAACGCAGTATAATACTTTGAATCAAATTGAAGATTCCGAACTTAACAGGATTTATGAACAGGATATGTTATCTGTTCAAGATCGGTTTCCAAAGCATACGCAGATTGCATATCATAACACGATAATCGCAGGAACCCTTGCATTTTGTATACCTGCCGTATTATTTCTCATGCTATGCGCAGTACGTCGTATCACGCCTTTTGGCGACAGAACATTCCTATACGAGGATATGAAGCAGCAGTACATGGACTTTTATGCTTACTATAAAGCAGTACTCCATGGAAAAGACGGATTCTTATACTCTGCTCATTCAGGCCTTGGCTCCAACATGCTTGGAACCTGGACCTATTATCTGACAAGCCCATTCCTTATCATTTTCGCTCTGGCCCCTGAACGTTTATTCCCAGCGTCAGTTACATTTATGACTATGCTGAAGATCGCAGCCATAGGACTTACAACATGGGTATTTCTAAGATCTATTCATTTAGAAGATATTAATGGTAGTGCTATCAGCTGCCATAGTGATCAAAATGCAGTCCTAAGCACACAAGACATTATAGTCCTCATCTGTTCTACAGCCTTCGCATTCAGCGGCTGGGTAGTTGCCAATATGACCAACTCCATGTGGCTTGATGCTGTTATCGTCATGCCCTTATTTGCTGCAGCCTATGTCAAAGTCCTTAGGTATTATGGTGAAAAGGATAATGCTTATAACCAAAGACCTATAATCTACTTGCTATTATCAGTAATGGCCATTCTCTACGCCAACTACTACATCGCCGCAATGATCCTACTATTCGCAGGAATCTTCACAGGTATACTATTTGTATCAAAAGAAATACATATCAAAGAAGCTCTGCGCCTATTAGAAGGCGTAGTACTAGGAATAGTATGTGACCTGTGGTTCCTGATTCCTGCTTTCATGTCCCTTGCCGGCAGCAACAAGGATCACTCCGGTAAAAGCGCTGATGCATTCGCACACTTCCTCCCTCTGTCCAGCGCGCAGGAGATATCGTTATCTCCGATCAAGCTAATCTCTAAGCTTTTTAGCGGCAGCTATGACAGTATCGAGATCATGGAAGGGCTTCCCAACATATATTTTGGCACTGCCTTACTCATCATCGTGATCATGTTTTTCTTTAATTCAAGGATAGCACTCAAGAAGAGAATTATTGCAGGAGTTAGTTTATTTACACTTGTCCTCTTTTTCTGCGACAAGCATCTGAACATCCTAGCTCATGGAGGTACGCAGCCTTATGGGTATCTGTACAGATATTCATTCCTGTTTTCATTTGCATGCATCATTTTAGCTTATGAAGAGCTGATGAATCTCCGGGAACATAATGTAAGCCTGCTTGTGTCATTACTTCTTACCTTGATATCGCTGCTGATCGCATGGAAATCCGGCAGCAGGTTCATGACATCCAAGATTGTAGTGATTAACATAGCCATAGTCCTTGCAGCAACAGCTATAATGTGGCTCATTACTAGAAGAACTAAGAATATAAAGCTCCGCAAATACGCCTTGATCTTACTGGGACTTATACTTATAGCCGACTTATCCTTCAATTTCATCAAAGTATATGCATCCTCATCCATGATGGCCAGAAGCGCCTCTGAATATAGTTCTAAGGCAGCAGTCATAGAAGCTGACCTTAAATATATACGAGACAATGGCGATGATTCATACCGCATAGTATCGCTTGATCCCATGACACCAAATGAAAGCCTTCATTTTGATTACAAGGGAGTTACATCCTACAACAGCCTGCTACAGATAGAGAACAGACTCCTTCTATACAGGATGGGCTTCAATGATAACGGTCTGTATGCTCCCTACGAAGCAGGTAATACCAGATGCGCCGATGCTCTTCTTGGCATCAAGTACATCATAACAGATGGAAGCCTTAAGCCAGGACCTGGCCAGAGAGCCTTTACAGACAATATCATAGAGAATGAATATGTATTGCAAGATAAAATGATAACGTCAAGCGATGTGGAAGCACTTCTGGCAATAATAGATGATAATGACAATCCCTTTGAAGTTCAGGAGAAGTTACTAAACTATCTATGTGGTGATAATGATTTAAAAAATCCCTATCCTCAAAATGATGCTGATTACACTACAGTATTCTCCTACGCGGGTGTTAATCCCCTAAGCGCATCCTCGGATTCTGCAGAATACCTGATCACTGCCACTGCAAGTGGCGAACTCTATTTCTACATGAACCGTGTCAACATGGAAGAAAGATCTCTGCAGATATATGTAAACGGCGAGTTCATCTCCATGTATGGCAACGCCTCCTGCCAGAAAGTGATAGACCTTGGCTACTATGAGCAGGGCGAAGAAGTATCCCTACAGATCATAACTGATGGAAGCCCTGTGCCTGCTGACATAGTAGTGGCAACAGAGATGATCAGATGA
- a CDS encoding AAA family ATPase: MGIYINPGKGSFIEAISSDIYVDKTELIKYTNSVIGTQQKYICVSRPRRFGKSITASMLCAYYDRTVDSRAEFERYKIYTSDSKYDNEKYINKYDVILINIQDFLSEAKNVDRLIINLNKALTWELTRVYEDVDFYNSESLVRVMQDIYAQTGRKFVIIIDEWDCVFRERKNEPDAQMMYLDFLREWLKDKVYVALAYMTGILPIKKYGTQSALNMFDEFSMENPGVLAEYVGFTEDEVQKLCIDNSIDFEECKVWYDGYSFPKCRSIYNPKSVISMIRSGEFHDYWNQTENYEALREYIDMDYDGVKESILAMMSYEERQVNVGSFQNDMTTFSNADDVLTLLIHLGYLGYNSQSKTVFIPNKEIMQEFVTSTTAGPNAWDEVIRSVKNSKELMAATLDGDEEKVASYIEKAHLETSHLQYNDENALSYTIALAYYAARQDYTIIRELPTGKGFADLAFIPKKSSRSHLPGIIVELKWDKTVDTAINQIKEKEYEGALKDFVGEIILVGINYDKTSKKHQCRIQRI, translated from the coding sequence ATGGGAATTTATATAAATCCTGGTAAAGGCAGCTTTATAGAAGCTATTTCATCAGATATATATGTTGATAAGACAGAGCTTATAAAGTATACCAATTCAGTTATAGGCACACAGCAAAAGTATATATGCGTATCAAGGCCGCGAAGGTTTGGTAAATCCATAACCGCGTCAATGCTATGTGCATATTATGACAGAACAGTAGATTCTAGAGCTGAATTTGAGAGATACAAGATATATACTTCTGATTCGAAATATGATAATGAGAAGTATATCAATAAATATGATGTAATTCTTATCAATATACAGGATTTTTTATCTGAAGCTAAGAATGTGGATAGGTTGATCATTAATTTAAACAAGGCGTTAACTTGGGAATTGACAAGAGTGTATGAGGATGTGGATTTTTACAACTCTGAAAGCCTTGTAAGAGTTATGCAGGATATCTATGCCCAGACCGGAAGAAAGTTTGTGATCATTATAGATGAGTGGGATTGTGTTTTTAGAGAGAGAAAAAATGAACCGGATGCTCAGATGATGTATTTGGATTTTTTAAGAGAGTGGCTCAAGGACAAAGTATATGTAGCATTAGCATATATGACAGGAATTCTGCCAATCAAAAAATATGGAACGCAATCTGCTCTGAACATGTTTGACGAGTTCTCTATGGAGAATCCGGGGGTTTTGGCAGAATATGTCGGTTTTACAGAGGATGAAGTTCAAAAGTTGTGTATCGATAACTCGATTGATTTTGAAGAGTGCAAAGTGTGGTATGACGGATATAGCTTCCCTAAGTGCAGATCGATATATAATCCCAAGTCTGTAATATCAATGATCAGAAGTGGTGAATTCCATGATTATTGGAATCAGACAGAGAATTATGAAGCGCTCAGAGAATATATTGATATGGATTATGATGGGGTCAAAGAATCTATACTTGCAATGATGTCGTATGAAGAGAGGCAGGTTAATGTTGGCAGCTTCCAAAATGATATGACAACATTTTCCAACGCGGATGATGTTCTTACGCTGTTGATACATTTGGGATATCTTGGATATAACAGTCAGAGCAAGACTGTCTTTATCCCCAATAAAGAGATAATGCAGGAATTTGTTACTTCAACCACCGCAGGGCCTAATGCGTGGGATGAGGTGATCAGATCTGTAAAGAATTCCAAAGAACTTATGGCAGCAACCCTTGATGGAGATGAAGAAAAAGTTGCAAGTTATATTGAAAAAGCTCATTTGGAAACATCTCATTTGCAATACAATGATGAAAATGCTTTATCCTATACAATAGCATTAGCATATTATGCTGCAAGGCAGGATTATACGATTATCAGAGAATTGCCTACAGGTAAAGGTTTTGCTGATCTGGCATTTATTCCGAAGAAAAGTAGTAGAAGCCATTTACCAGGTATCATTGTAGAACTAAAATGGGATAAAACTGTAGATACAGCTATTAACCAAATAAAAGAAAAAGAATATGAAGGTGCGTTAAAAGACTTTGTAGGCGAGATAATCCTTGTCGGGATAAACTATGACAAAACAAGCAAAAAACATCAGTGCAGGATACAAAGGATCTAA
- a CDS encoding zinc ribbon domain-containing protein → MKCPNCGTELKDGSLFCPNCGAKLSNMANPANIGTAPSGDPAKKKSGSKTIIGFLSFVAILAIAVAVVVVYIKMRPVTIDLGQYVSVEYSGYDSYGSAVVSIDFKQLKKDYKDELKFKGDSKDLKKEYGKPIDYLQAQLTGELDTDEMLSNGDTVTFVWDIDTKEVSDNLNVKLITTDKTFTVEDLEEVESFDPFEGLVINYEGTAPNGTASIDRGSVSNKYYTESDYYFTLSKTSDLSNGDVITVTITSDDEDAYKLEFIEAYGVMPESVSKDYTVEGLDSWITSLDQIPEEGLAKMQQQAIDVFTTQEADFSEEWTMQDPEYVGSYLLVTKNEYTSYNHNYLYLIYHITVDYEAGSNTGSYDYYYGFSFSDLKLNGDGSFDVDVTHYQKLQRSISKEMVNENGWNGKKTYYFYGYETMDDLVKDYVTKKADTYTSETDIEQAAE, encoded by the coding sequence ATGAAATGTCCTAATTGCGGAACAGAATTAAAAGATGGAAGCCTTTTTTGTCCTAATTGCGGAGCAAAACTTTCAAACATGGCGAATCCTGCTAATATAGGCACAGCTCCTTCCGGCGATCCGGCCAAGAAGAAGTCAGGCAGTAAGACTATCATTGGCTTTCTCAGTTTCGTAGCTATACTTGCAATAGCTGTAGCTGTTGTTGTTGTCTATATCAAGATGCGTCCGGTTACTATCGATCTTGGTCAGTATGTCAGTGTGGAGTACTCAGGATACGATTCTTATGGCAGCGCAGTCGTAAGTATTGACTTCAAGCAGCTCAAGAAAGATTATAAAGACGAGCTTAAATTCAAGGGGGATTCCAAGGACCTTAAGAAAGAATATGGTAAGCCCATAGATTATCTTCAGGCACAGCTTACCGGAGAGCTTGATACTGATGAGATGCTCTCTAATGGCGATACTGTTACATTCGTCTGGGATATTGATACTAAAGAAGTATCTGATAATCTAAATGTCAAACTGATCACTACTGATAAGACTTTTACAGTAGAAGACCTTGAAGAGGTTGAATCTTTTGATCCATTTGAGGGATTAGTGATCAATTACGAGGGTACTGCTCCCAATGGAACAGCTTCAATTGACAGAGGCAGTGTCTCCAACAAGTATTATACTGAAAGCGATTATTATTTTACCTTAAGTAAAACAAGTGACCTTAGTAATGGAGATGTTATAACTGTTACTATAACTTCAGACGATGAGGATGCTTATAAGCTTGAATTCATTGAGGCTTATGGTGTTATGCCTGAGTCTGTAAGTAAAGATTATACAGTAGAGGGTCTTGATAGCTGGATTACAAGTCTTGACCAGATTCCTGAGGAAGGACTTGCCAAGATGCAGCAGCAGGCCATCGATGTTTTTACCACTCAGGAAGCAGATTTTTCAGAAGAGTGGACTATGCAGGATCCTGAATATGTAGGTTCATATCTGCTTGTGACCAAGAATGAATATACATCATACAATCACAACTATCTGTATCTTATATACCATATAACTGTGGATTATGAAGCAGGTAGCAACACCGGATCTTATGACTATTATTATGGTTTTTCTTTTAGCGACTTAAAGCTCAATGGTGATGGATCATTTGATGTAGATGTAACACACTACCAGAAACTTCAAAGATCGATTTCAAAAGAGATGGTCAACGAGAATGGCTGGAATGGTAAAAAAACTTACTATTTCTACGGGTACGAAACAATGGATGATCTTGTAAAGGACTATGTTACCAAGAAGGCTGATACTTATACCAGCGAGACTGATATAGAACAGGCTGCGGAATAA
- a CDS encoding InlB B-repeat-containing protein produces MPATLYSNAFTNKGYTFIGWSLVVEREGCTFGGWYTDNGIFKKIQW; encoded by the coding sequence ATCCCTGCAACACTGTATTCCAATGCGTTCACTAATAAAGGATATACCTTTATAGGCTGGAGCCTTGTAGTAGAAAGAGAAGGATGTACCTTTGGCGGATGGTATACCGATAATGGAATCTTTAAGAAAATACAATGGTAA
- a CDS encoding sugar transferase: MRKNGIYNRFIKRLFDIVLSLLFIILFCWLYLIVAILVRVKLGSPVLFKQPRPGKDEKIFDMYKFRTMTDGRDAEGNLLPDAERMTPFGSFLRKTSLDELPEMFTILKGDMSFVGPRPLLVKYLPLYNEEQHRRHEVRPGLTGWAQVNGRNLLSWEDKFAKDVYYVDNISFLLDLKIVFKTVAVVFNHSGISSETDATMEAFTGTKSKE, encoded by the coding sequence ATGAGAAAAAACGGAATATATAACAGATTCATCAAACGCTTATTTGACATAGTTTTATCACTATTGTTCATCATCCTTTTTTGCTGGCTATATCTTATAGTGGCAATACTTGTAAGAGTTAAGCTGGGAAGCCCGGTTCTATTCAAGCAGCCCCGTCCCGGCAAGGATGAGAAGATATTTGATATGTACAAGTTCCGCACAATGACTGATGGTAGGGATGCTGAAGGTAATCTTCTTCCGGATGCAGAGAGGATGACTCCTTTCGGAAGCTTTTTAAGAAAGACAAGTCTTGACGAACTTCCTGAGATGTTTACAATACTTAAGGGGGATATGAGCTTCGTTGGCCCAAGGCCGCTTCTTGTTAAGTACTTGCCTCTTTATAATGAAGAGCAGCACAGAAGACATGAAGTCAGACCAGGTCTTACCGGATGGGCTCAGGTCAATGGGCGCAATCTCTTAAGCTGGGAAGATAAGTTTGCTAAGGATGTCTATTATGTAGACAACATATCTTTCCTGTTAGATCTGAAAATAGTATTCAAGACTGTTGCCGTAGTATTTAACCATAGCGGTATAAGTAGTGAGACTGATGCAACTATGGAAGCATTTACCGGCACTAAGTCAAAAGAGTAA